CAaagagaaataaaaaatcttGCTATGCATACATCAACACTTAgtgttatatttattgtattttatcacatgatatataatacatataaatggATACATCATAAAAGAAAAATCTCAGTTTGTGCTAAAACGAGAACGAGAAGTTTTAAAAACCATTTCTGTAAAACAACATGGCTGAATTAATTGTcctgaaatatcaatattaaataaatctcaacatattatatatacacctaAAATAATACTATTGTACTTTTGGATATAAAAATCAACCAATGCTACTTATAATAAAGGGGGAACATAGAGTTTTATGACATTATTACAAATTGTATCCCACTTTTATTATTCCTCAATGTTTCTACAACTCTTGGGCAGTCAATAAATTATATTGACCTCACTGGTGTAATTATTTACTTCAAAATATAGTAACAGTACTGTTATCCTTGTTGCCATACCCTGTATCAGAGAACAACCAGGCCCTGTaccctgtatatgtatattagcCTGTGTATTCAGTGATCTATGGAGACTTCTGTAGAGATCTAGCTATGAACAACCAGGCCCTGTACCCTGTATACTTGGATTATTGTTTAGCCCTGCAGTGCCATCTGTCTTGAACCATGTTCTATTTGTTTCATCATAGTGTTGTCTAACCACTCAGCACCATTAAACAGAAATAATACTCCAGAGAGAGTTTGGTGCTTTGTTTACAACTTACTGATTTATCtaagtttatatatattgaTGTGCATTTCATTTGCTTATTAACTTATTTGAATGCCCCATCAACTTTGCAAAACAGCAGAAATAATCTCTTAAAAATTTCATATAAGCAGTAGAAAATATAGACatgtatactggttttaaacctcAGAAACACACTACAggaatatttcatattcatattttctcaATATCACCTTTCACATAAACTGGTAACTCAGACTACAATGtcttcaaaagtaacattaatTAATATACTGTGAAAAGATTCACATTTCATACATAATCATGATCATGTACACCTTATAATCACACCAATATCACATTTGACATAAATACACAATTCAAACTTCAAAGATTAAAATAACAGCATTAATCTGCACTGGCCATTTTATGGTTTATATTGTCAATACATTTTGAATTATGTACACTTACACAACACATaaacagtgttttatttaagggcggtaagtaggtaaaatctaccggggttcccacatcattttaccggggttccccacctaaactatgatacattgcatgggaagtactaccagttttacctctttccccctttctgttaccggggttcccaaaccttagcaaaaacactgcataaagtcataatttttaaaaaaccacTAAAAGTTATCAAGTAGGAAAATGTCTCATAAAATTCTCAACAACAAGGCACATGTactaatatacatatttacatatcattatgtattcaaataattagatattattttaaTGAGTCATATTTGGAGCAACTCAGATCCAACAGACATGTCATTGTTAAAGGAAATGATCaaggtataaattccatattttgtgttcaaacaTATACAACTTGTTTATTGatatatacagacatcaaaatataaacatctAGATGATATGATTATTCTTAGaccatacaaacatattttatgtaaaactTGGCAACACCAGGCAAAACTGTAGTTTGATTACATTTGTATCAAACTAGAGAGTTTTGGTAGAGTTCAGTGAAgggcaaaaataaaataaggCCCCTTAACTTGAATCAAATTAGTATTGCTGACCTCATAGCAAGTCTGTTACGATGACAAAATTCTTAAAACTATTTCAAATACCAtgaaatactaaattttcacttcaaaatttattttcactgtgtTTACTGGTGTGGTTTTCCACAAAATAAAATCCCTTGACTATACTGTGTACTCTTTATTCATAGGTACCATGCATTACATTCCTAAATCAGTGAAACTTAGGTCCAGGCAATTTctcttttcagtgaaaatttaaTCTCTTGAAAATATAGTATCTGACAGTACAAGAAGTTACCTTTATCTTGAATAAAATGGTAAATACTAGTTTTCACCCAAGCTAGTGTTCGATTGTCAGCAATTTGTAGTACGTTGTTCATTGTAACCATAAAGTCCAACTATTTATTTCACTCTAACAAGTCCACTGCTTAAAGAGTTCTTCATCTTTCTTGCTGGCAAAATTTGGAATAAATTCAATTTTCTTGATTTCGGTAAAACCCTCTGACAATTCAGGTTCCTCAAAGTTTTTCTTGAACACATTGTATCCAACATCTGGTACTCGTCTCACCTGGCCATTGGTCAGTGTCTGACGAAACATGTTCATGTGTTGTGCAAGTGGTAACGGTGTCTCAAACCAGAAACAACGAACTGGTACTCCTGGAAATAGTAGGTAAGAGAAAATTAGGTACTATTACTATAATAACATGCCAGGTTCCAGATAGGATACtgaagaaataacattttattatttggccactaggggtgctgtctAGAACCAGATATTTGGTTGGAATTAAGCGAGTGCTAGAAGCCATGAGTGCTGTGATGTACATTGAAAATTGTCTTTCCCCAGTGTTGGATCGCATATTACCGATGAGTCTTTTGAATACCTAACCAATTCAAATTGTTcttctttattttcaattatgtGAATTTCAGAAAGTCATGAAACTCTAAATTGACATACTTATTGTACCAAGGTATCCTTaccagtgttgttgttgttaagggTCAGGTCAGTAAGTAGGTAAGtcaaatataatacatacattttccaAGTCACTTTAGAAATGCAACTTACAAAAGATGTACTAAAGACTATAGTAAGCCTTCTACCATATTTTCCCTTCTCTGTTACCAGAGTTCTGAAACCTATCCAAGATATACCAATGAAATAACACTCTGAAAGCAGAAGAGTTGGACAACAAATGCTTGGAATTGATTTTGGTTACACTTACCATATTTCTGTGCTAGTTTGATGTATTCATACCGTGTATGTTTGGCAGGGTTGGTATTATCAATGACAACACTTTTACCAGCTTTTAATGCCTCTATACATCCTTTCTGACATTTACTCTGTGTACCCAGTGTATCACGATTGATGGCTACGTAACCATGGGATACCAAATAATTCTTACTAAAGGTACTCTTTCCTGATGCAGGACAACCAATAGATATGACCATCTCTTGTGTCTGGAGATTAAAGACATATACAAAGATTATCAGGGTATGGTAATGAGGTACTGTCCATAATGTTGTGATTCTTATAGtcactacatttgtaccatattgaaataatattctAAAGTTATTCCAACTTTCTGAACTAAAATATGTTGTATTATGTGTGGCAACTGTTGGGACTCATACTAGGTATTCCCATATGATATGACAATGACCCTATGGCATAATATTTTGGTTACTAAAAATTCACAAATGATTAAAGTCTCAGTCACTGTGTATGTATTCAACTGTACACCTCAATAACACAGTGTTTATACTGATTTGCTCTTAAATGTCAATAATACgacaaatttcaacaaatttccaacCAACCACTTACATGTCACTGAGAGAGTTTATTCTAAACCATAAAAAGATGGATTGTAACTTAGATATCAACACCAAAATTTCAATCCAACATTTTTCTTACATTATAGATTTACTTACATTTGAATGATAGGAGCCCTCTGGTGTTTTGTCTTTAGCCTTCTTAAGTTCATTGATTGGATTGACAGATCGCCATTCAAACTTTGTTGGTTCTTCACCCAGGAAGTATTCTTCTGGTGTGTAGAATTTCAACTTACAATTGGCAGCAAACATACGATCACTACATGAGAAATCACGTGATTTACCAGGGGCCCATTCTTTCTTTCTGCCAGCAGCATCACCCACATAGTAAGACTGTTTGAGATCGACTGTCATGTCGTTATTACAATCACGTTCCATGTGGTCAAAGATGGTACAACTTGGTTTCCTGTATTGGTTTTGTCCAGTACACATAAAGACCTGAATAAAATGTAATGAGTGTTAGTTTTCAATCTTCTAAACATACTTCTTAAGTTTAGTGAAATTTTACTATTTTcagcaagaaaaaaaaagaatagaTTACCCCAAAACAATAAACTAAACTTTTCATCATAATATG
The Glandiceps talaboti chromosome 6, keGlaTala1.1, whole genome shotgun sequence genome window above contains:
- the LOC144436389 gene encoding bifunctional polynucleotide phosphatase/kinase-like, with product MSKRKSSRVAQAAEAKKKKDESPLDFEASWTWYNPGSKKDGQLVYENPTAFAPVIQLNGPGIPSSTKVAGFDIDSTLIATKSGRKFATGMSDWKWWSDEVPEKLKEAHDNGFKIVFFTNQAGIEKNHVSPKEICRKCEDIICELGFPVQVFMCTGQNQYRKPSCTIFDHMERDCNNDMTVDLKQSYYVGDAAGRKKEWAPGKSRDFSCSDRMFAANCKLKFYTPEEYFLGEEPTKFEWRSVNPINELKKAKDKTPEGSYHSNTQEMVISIGCPASGKSTFSKNYLVSHGYVAINRDTLGTQSKCQKGCIEALKAGKSVVIDNTNPAKHTRYEYIKLAQKYGVPVRCFWFETPLPLAQHMNMFRQTLTNGQVRRVPDVGYNVFKKNFEEPELSEGFTEIKKIEFIPNFASKKDEELFKQWTC